One Phycisphaerae bacterium DNA window includes the following coding sequences:
- a CDS encoding GDP-L-fucose synthase, with amino-acid sequence MAGYLENKRVCVTGGAGFLGRAVCAKLASAGVEQIVVPRSGDYDLTRAEDVARLFDDARPDVVLHLAAEVGGIGANQKHPGRFFYANMAMGLHLIEEARRRGSGKFVQVGTVCAYPKFCDVPFHEDDLWNGFPEETNAPYGIAKRALGTMLEAYRAEYGFNGVYVIPVNLYGPGDNFDLQTSHVIPAMIRKFVEAAEHGEKKVTLWGSGEVSREFLYVDDAAAGIVTAAALHNDSRPINLGTGREIRIAELAETIGELSGFRGEIAWDRSRPDGQPRRQLDTARASKLLHWTATVDLEAGLKRTVEWWRRVPERTALEPAGAHSSS; translated from the coding sequence ATGGCGGGCTATCTCGAGAACAAGCGCGTTTGCGTCACCGGCGGAGCCGGGTTCCTGGGGCGGGCGGTGTGCGCGAAACTTGCGTCAGCCGGCGTGGAGCAGATCGTCGTGCCGCGCTCGGGGGATTACGACCTGACCCGCGCGGAGGACGTTGCGAGGCTGTTCGACGACGCCCGGCCGGACGTCGTACTGCACCTTGCGGCGGAAGTCGGCGGAATCGGCGCCAACCAGAAACACCCCGGTCGGTTCTTCTATGCCAACATGGCCATGGGCCTGCACCTGATCGAGGAGGCCCGACGCCGTGGATCCGGCAAGTTCGTCCAGGTGGGTACGGTCTGCGCCTACCCGAAATTCTGCGACGTCCCATTCCATGAAGACGACTTGTGGAATGGCTTCCCGGAGGAAACCAACGCCCCCTACGGGATAGCCAAGCGCGCCCTTGGTACGATGCTCGAGGCATATCGGGCGGAATACGGCTTCAACGGGGTCTACGTGATCCCGGTTAATCTGTACGGTCCCGGAGACAACTTCGATCTGCAAACGTCGCACGTCATACCGGCCATGATTCGCAAGTTCGTCGAAGCAGCAGAGCACGGCGAAAAAAAGGTGACCCTCTGGGGAAGCGGAGAGGTGAGCCGCGAGTTTCTCTACGTGGATGACGCGGCCGCGGGCATCGTCACTGCGGCGGCGCTGCACAACGATTCTCGCCCGATCAATCTGGGCACTGGCCGCGAGATTCGCATCGCGGAACTGGCGGAGACGATCGGGGAACTCAGCGGATTTCGCGGGGAAATCGCCTGGGATCGAAGTCGCCCGGACGGCCAGCCGCGGCGGCAACTGGATACGGCACGAGCCTCCAAGCTGCTGCACTGGACCGCGACCGTCGATCTGGAAGCGGGGCTGAAGCGGACGGTCGAGTGGTGGCGCCGTGTCCCGGAAAGGACCGCCCTCGAACCGGCCGGTGCTCATTCCTCATCATGA
- a CDS encoding ATP-dependent Clp protease proteolytic subunit → MLPDPLKRFRIPGGFLLSLSALLVLAVSSPADVRHGGPATEDQDGSAPRIGAILSLKGEITDVTAESLERRIDEVRGRGAEVIVIELDTPGGMVTSSIAIADLLREMDNVKTVAWVNPNAHSGGTIVAVAADEIVMARSSRMGSAQVIMGTPVGVEAVPEDLEAKAMSPVLADFRASCKRNGYSQVLCEAFVKPDREVWWIENKETGERKFVFRKEKLRLVGRTDEDAAVEDDEAGNHAADVSTDAAEATEDESAGNTEPGVDGSGVPGPSKNAGSNAEHAWELVRKYFDPVLDVDVDVIQPVVRDDQLLEVSAGEAYAYGFNKAIISDEAQLKARYGLSEIIREDASWSENLAQFMTSAAVRGFLLLIVFLGAYVEFHTPGVGVPGLVALICLGIFVAAPYMTGLANIWEILLIALGILLLLLELFVIPGFGVAGISGIILILAGMLATFVPEEPGQGFPLLFPRLPETLDALKVGAMTVVSALGTSLVGMFLLSKYLPKTPFFARIVPDNPTPSSVIVDDAYRGAARVGDEGTSATPLHPGGRAKFQGVLVDVVTQGEYVETNRPVEVIERRGNHVVVREKAS, encoded by the coding sequence ATGCTACCTGACCCCCTCAAGCGATTCCGAATTCCCGGCGGATTTTTGCTGTCTCTCAGTGCGCTCCTGGTGCTGGCTGTCTCGAGCCCGGCTGACGTTCGACATGGCGGACCCGCAACCGAGGATCAAGACGGATCTGCGCCCCGCATCGGCGCCATCCTTTCACTCAAGGGGGAGATCACGGATGTGACCGCGGAAAGCCTGGAGCGCCGCATCGACGAAGTCCGCGGGCGTGGAGCCGAGGTCATTGTCATCGAATTGGACACCCCGGGCGGAATGGTCACCAGCTCCATCGCCATCGCCGACCTGCTTCGGGAAATGGACAACGTCAAGACGGTGGCGTGGGTCAATCCGAACGCCCATTCGGGAGGAACCATTGTGGCCGTTGCGGCCGACGAAATCGTCATGGCCCGCTCCTCGCGCATGGGCAGCGCCCAGGTCATCATGGGCACTCCGGTCGGCGTGGAGGCCGTCCCGGAGGACCTCGAGGCCAAGGCCATGTCACCCGTGCTGGCCGACTTTCGTGCCTCCTGCAAGCGAAACGGGTACAGCCAGGTGCTCTGCGAGGCGTTCGTGAAGCCCGATCGAGAAGTCTGGTGGATCGAAAACAAGGAAACGGGCGAGCGGAAATTCGTCTTTCGCAAGGAAAAGCTGCGTCTTGTCGGCAGAACGGATGAAGACGCAGCCGTCGAGGATGATGAGGCGGGCAACCATGCGGCCGACGTATCCACCGACGCCGCAGAGGCAACGGAGGACGAATCTGCCGGGAATACGGAACCGGGCGTGGACGGCTCCGGAGTACCGGGACCGTCGAAGAACGCGGGTTCGAATGCGGAGCATGCCTGGGAGCTGGTCCGGAAGTATTTCGATCCCGTGCTCGACGTGGATGTAGACGTGATACAGCCGGTGGTGCGGGACGACCAATTGCTGGAGGTCTCGGCCGGCGAGGCGTATGCGTACGGTTTTAACAAGGCGATCATCTCCGACGAAGCGCAATTGAAAGCCCGCTACGGGCTGAGCGAGATCATTCGCGAGGACGCAAGCTGGTCGGAGAATCTCGCCCAGTTCATGACCTCGGCGGCCGTACGCGGCTTCCTGCTGCTTATCGTTTTCCTCGGCGCTTACGTGGAATTCCACACCCCCGGGGTCGGCGTGCCGGGTCTGGTGGCGCTAATCTGTCTGGGGATCTTCGTGGCGGCGCCCTATATGACGGGGCTCGCGAACATCTGGGAGATTCTGCTTATTGCCCTGGGGATCCTCCTGCTGCTGCTGGAGCTGTTCGTGATTCCGGGCTTCGGCGTGGCGGGGATTTCGGGCATCATATTGATTCTCGCCGGCATGCTCGCGACGTTTGTACCGGAGGAACCGGGCCAGGGCTTCCCGTTGCTCTTCCCGCGGCTGCCGGAAACACTCGATGCCCTCAAGGTCGGGGCAATGACCGTCGTGAGCGCGCTGGGCACTTCGCTGGTGGGTATGTTCCTGCTGAGCAAGTACCTCCCCAAGACACCGTTCTTTGCCCGCATCGTGCCGGATAATCCAACGCCGTCCTCCGTGATCGTGGACGATGCCTACCGCGGGGCGGCTCGCGTGGGAGATGAGGGCACCAGCGCGACGCCGCTGCATCCCGGAGGGCGGGCAAAGTTCCAGGGTGTGCTGGTCGACGTCGTCACGCAGGGCGAATATGTTGAGACGAACCGGCCGGTCGAGGTGATCGAGCGGCGGGGAAATCACGTGGTCGTCCGCGAAAAGGCGTCCTGA
- the floA gene encoding flotillin-like protein FloA (flotillin-like protein involved in membrane lipid rafts), which translates to MTWETEFLLAQAKAGVSSWAWAAIIVFGLVILVILLVIAQFFRLWLQAYMSKAGVTMWDLIGMRLRKVDALTIVLCKIQLVKAAIHDITTNDLESHYLAGGRVPNVTRAMIAANRAALDLDWRKACAIDLAGRDIVDAVNTSVNPKVIDVPNPVLGKSTIDAVAIDGIQLKAKARVTVKTNIQRLIGGATEETIIARVGEGIVSAIGSAQTHKVVLENPDRISKAVLVKGLDSGTAFEILSIDIADVDVGENIGAKLQADQAEADKRRFQAEAEKRRAMAIAQAAENRAKVEENRALVTLAEAEVPKAMAEAFRNGNLGIMDYYRMRNIQADTTMRDAIGGGGQHPKPEGGST; encoded by the coding sequence ATGACGTGGGAGACGGAATTCCTTCTTGCGCAAGCCAAGGCCGGAGTAAGCTCCTGGGCCTGGGCGGCCATCATCGTCTTCGGACTTGTCATTCTCGTCATCCTGCTGGTGATCGCCCAGTTCTTCCGCCTCTGGCTCCAGGCCTACATGAGCAAAGCCGGCGTGACCATGTGGGACCTCATCGGTATGCGCCTGCGCAAGGTCGATGCTCTGACCATCGTTCTTTGCAAGATCCAACTGGTCAAAGCCGCCATCCACGACATCACGACGAACGATCTCGAGAGTCATTACCTCGCCGGGGGACGGGTCCCCAACGTAACCCGGGCGATGATCGCGGCGAATCGTGCGGCGCTCGACCTCGACTGGCGCAAGGCCTGCGCTATCGACCTGGCGGGTCGCGACATCGTCGACGCCGTGAACACGAGCGTGAATCCGAAAGTGATTGATGTACCCAACCCCGTCCTGGGCAAGTCGACCATCGACGCCGTAGCCATCGACGGCATCCAGCTCAAGGCGAAGGCAAGGGTCACGGTCAAGACGAACATCCAGCGGCTGATCGGTGGTGCGACGGAGGAGACGATCATCGCGCGTGTGGGTGAGGGTATCGTCAGCGCCATCGGTTCCGCCCAGACGCACAAGGTCGTGCTGGAAAACCCCGACCGCATCTCCAAAGCAGTCCTGGTCAAGGGACTCGACTCGGGAACAGCCTTCGAGATTCTCTCGATCGACATTGCCGACGTGGATGTGGGCGAGAACATCGGGGCCAAGCTTCAGGCGGATCAGGCCGAGGCGGACAAGCGCCGGTTCCAGGCCGAAGCAGAAAAGCGCCGTGCGATGGCCATCGCCCAAGCCGCCGAAAACCGCGCCAAGGTCGAGGAGAACCGGGCGCTGGTCACGCTGGCCGAGGCGGAGGTTCCCAAGGCCATGGCCGAGGCGTTCCGCAACGGCAATCTCGGAATCATGGACTACTACCGCATGCGAAACATCCAGGCGGACACGACCATGCGCGACGCCATCGGCGGCGGCGGGCAGCACCCCAAGCCGGAAGGCGGATCGACGTAA
- a CDS encoding VOC family protein produces MPNPLCHFELMVDDPSKARAFYEAVFDWTFDDASMPGYTLIQTGAEPTGGMFKRPELAPGVCANIYFQTHDLDATLSKAVERGAKVLVPKTAIPNVGHFAMITDPEGIPVGLMQPN; encoded by the coding sequence ATGCCCAACCCCTTGTGTCACTTTGAATTGATGGTTGACGATCCGTCCAAGGCCCGTGCATTCTACGAGGCCGTATTCGACTGGACCTTCGACGACGCCTCCATGCCCGGATACACGCTCATTCAGACGGGGGCGGAGCCCACCGGCGGCATGTTCAAGAGGCCGGAGCTGGCTCCAGGCGTCTGTGCCAATATCTACTTTCAGACCCACGACCTCGATGCAACCTTGTCCAAGGCTGTCGAGCGGGGCGCGAAAGTCCTGGTCCCCAAGACGGCCATCCCCAACGTGGGCCATTTCGCCATGATCACCGACCCGGAAGGCATTCCCGTCGGCCTGATGCAGCCCAATTGA
- a CDS encoding glycosyltransferase family 39 protein: MCPHEPASRRSLAILLFIALVFCIQALMGLTWGLPSREIDKYLFGEGEPWSGERIYELAGAAARFDPQSAPRRGADVDINPVSSSSGDAPVSLNATEDDVARILLRYRLYTYQPDEMITMMALSSMRPGNLDFDPRLYQYGGLFLYPVGAMIKLGDVSGLIDVRSDVVFYLDHPDEFGKFYVAARLYAAAWGLLGVFVVFGIGRRLAGSRAGIIAAALFVLLPVVVCMSHEGKPHLPGAVLMLSAVWFAMRYLDRPGTTLDWWMMCICCGAAFGMVLSSLPIFVLIPVVAWMERGRPSASRREVHQGMHPTTGADCKEDSSSIAVADESDTSRRRILAAQKNAPHPAFRIFAARIGYVVWRTVVGVALAAVVYLLTNPYIIINAFTNREVLRSNFGNSLAMYEVARIGEGFVRVLQLTTEGATLPVLVLGVVALVIALYRRNWVMLPLLIPAAVFFLQFVLIGAGKPGEYGRFGIFADTALAIGSACLLGQKWTSRRDILHWLPGAIVALFVAVGAFPYLSGFRADAERHGTRARLAADLREASSNCEQTGACSSGSPLEIVVLSDPAPYSLPPVRFDRVRILRVDSMQIARRCVELEPRRRAVVVPTDRRRKTAEGMFVPASTPISWADKPFLVVLPDSSGPVDAVQPAS; the protein is encoded by the coding sequence ATGTGTCCCCACGAACCAGCGTCTCGCCGATCACTTGCCATATTGCTCTTCATCGCACTGGTTTTCTGTATCCAGGCTTTAATGGGCCTGACCTGGGGGCTGCCCTCCCGCGAAATCGACAAATACCTTTTCGGCGAAGGCGAGCCCTGGTCCGGTGAGAGGATCTACGAACTCGCCGGCGCGGCTGCGCGATTCGACCCGCAGTCCGCCCCTCGTCGCGGTGCGGACGTGGACATCAATCCGGTCTCTTCGTCGAGTGGCGACGCGCCGGTTTCCTTGAACGCGACGGAGGACGACGTCGCCAGAATCCTCCTTCGATATCGACTTTACACCTATCAGCCGGACGAAATGATCACCATGATGGCGCTAAGCAGCATGCGCCCCGGCAACCTCGACTTCGACCCGCGGCTCTACCAGTACGGCGGCCTGTTCCTCTATCCCGTAGGCGCCATGATCAAGCTCGGCGACGTATCGGGGCTGATCGACGTCCGCAGCGACGTGGTGTTCTACCTCGATCATCCCGATGAATTCGGCAAATTCTACGTCGCCGCCCGACTGTACGCCGCCGCGTGGGGACTGCTCGGCGTGTTCGTGGTCTTTGGCATCGGACGGCGTCTCGCCGGATCTCGCGCGGGAATCATCGCCGCGGCGCTGTTTGTCCTCCTGCCCGTCGTCGTGTGCATGTCGCACGAAGGCAAGCCGCACCTGCCCGGAGCCGTGCTGATGCTCTCGGCCGTGTGGTTTGCGATGCGGTACCTGGACCGACCCGGAACGACCCTCGATTGGTGGATGATGTGCATCTGCTGCGGCGCGGCGTTCGGCATGGTGCTGTCGTCACTGCCGATATTCGTGCTGATTCCGGTGGTGGCGTGGATGGAGCGTGGTCGACCGTCTGCGTCGCGGCGGGAGGTGCATCAGGGGATGCACCCCACAACGGGAGCAGACTGTAAGGAGGATTCCAGCTCAATAGCCGTGGCAGACGAGTCCGATACTTCGCGCAGGCGGATACTTGCGGCTCAAAAGAATGCGCCGCATCCTGCATTCCGCATCTTCGCTGCTCGGATTGGGTACGTTGTATGGCGAACGGTCGTCGGTGTCGCACTCGCCGCCGTCGTCTATCTTCTCACCAATCCCTATATCATCATCAACGCATTCACCAATCGCGAGGTCCTCCGCAGCAACTTCGGGAATTCCCTGGCGATGTACGAGGTCGCGCGAATCGGTGAGGGTTTTGTGCGTGTGCTGCAGCTTACAACAGAAGGTGCGACGTTGCCTGTGCTCGTACTCGGTGTGGTCGCGCTGGTCATCGCACTGTACCGCCGCAATTGGGTCATGCTGCCTCTGCTGATCCCCGCGGCTGTGTTCTTCCTGCAATTTGTGTTGATTGGCGCCGGTAAGCCCGGCGAATACGGCCGATTCGGCATCTTCGCAGATACGGCCTTGGCGATTGGTTCCGCCTGCCTGCTGGGTCAAAAATGGACCAGTCGCCGTGACATTCTCCACTGGCTCCCCGGCGCGATCGTCGCTCTCTTCGTCGCAGTCGGCGCATTTCCATACCTCTCCGGGTTTCGCGCCGATGCCGAGCGCCACGGTACGCGCGCCCGTCTCGCGGCGGATCTGCGTGAGGCTTCGTCCAACTGCGAACAGACCGGCGCCTGCTCATCCGGTTCGCCCCTTGAGATTGTCGTTCTGTCAGACCCTGCGCCCTATTCGCTTCCCCCGGTCCGTTTCGACCGGGTCCGTATTCTCCGGGTGGATTCCATGCAAATCGCCCGGCGCTGCGTTGAACTTGAACCGCGCCGCCGAGCGGTCGTCGTGCCCACGGACCGGCGCAGGAAAACGGCCGAGGGCATGTTCGTTCCCGCTTCCACGCCGATCAGTTGGGCCGACAAGCCTTTTCTTGTTGTGCTTCCGGATTCCTCCGGACCGGTTGACGCAGTCCAGCCAGCGTCCTAG
- a CDS encoding acetyl-CoA C-acyltransferase: MRRVAVIDAVRTPVGRYGGALSAVRPDDLAALVISALIKRTGIEPARIDDVYFGAANQAGEDNRNVARMAALLAGLPDTVPGSTVNRLCASSLDAINIAARMIEGNCGDVMIAGGVESMSRAPFVISKAESAFSREAAIFDTTIGWRFTNAKLARRHHPYSMGETAENVAKKYKLSRQEQDEFALQSQVKCKAAMESGRFRDEIVPVEIPQRKGDPIIVDTDEHPRPETTMEKLAKLPPAFAKDGTVTAGNSSGINDGAAALLLVEEQIARKLGLPVVAFVGASATAGVDPSCMGLGPIPATQMALKRAGLTVRDLDVIELNEAFAAQSIPCIRELALDPAKVNPNGGAIALGHPLGCSGARIATTLLHEMKRRGAKRGLATMCVGVGQGVATVFEGTK; encoded by the coding sequence ATGCGAAGAGTTGCCGTCATCGATGCCGTTCGCACGCCCGTCGGCCGTTACGGCGGGGCACTTTCCGCCGTTCGTCCGGATGATCTGGCCGCGCTGGTGATCTCGGCGCTGATCAAGCGCACGGGAATCGAACCGGCGCGGATCGACGACGTCTACTTCGGCGCCGCCAACCAGGCGGGGGAGGACAATCGCAATGTTGCCCGCATGGCCGCGCTGCTCGCCGGTCTGCCCGACACCGTTCCCGGATCGACGGTGAATCGGCTTTGTGCGTCCAGCCTCGATGCGATCAATATCGCGGCCCGGATGATCGAAGGCAACTGCGGGGACGTGATGATCGCCGGTGGCGTGGAGAGCATGTCACGGGCTCCGTTTGTCATTTCCAAGGCGGAAAGTGCGTTCAGTCGCGAGGCGGCGATATTCGACACAACGATCGGCTGGCGGTTCACCAATGCGAAGCTCGCCAGGCGGCACCATCCCTACTCGATGGGTGAAACAGCAGAGAATGTGGCGAAGAAATACAAATTGAGTCGGCAGGAGCAGGATGAGTTCGCTCTTCAGTCGCAGGTGAAGTGCAAGGCGGCAATGGAAAGCGGGCGCTTTCGGGACGAAATCGTTCCCGTCGAGATTCCTCAGCGGAAGGGCGATCCGATCATCGTGGACACGGACGAGCACCCCCGCCCCGAGACGACGATGGAAAAACTGGCCAAGCTCCCGCCGGCGTTCGCGAAGGACGGTACCGTGACCGCGGGGAATTCGTCCGGCATCAATGACGGCGCCGCAGCACTATTACTGGTCGAGGAGCAGATCGCTCGAAAGCTCGGCCTGCCCGTCGTCGCCTTCGTTGGCGCATCGGCAACGGCCGGCGTCGATCCTTCGTGCATGGGGCTGGGACCCATTCCCGCGACGCAAATGGCGCTGAAGCGTGCCGGCCTGACCGTGCGCGATCTGGACGTGATCGAGCTCAACGAAGCCTTCGCCGCGCAGTCGATACCCTGCATCCGTGAGCTGGCCTTGGACCCGGCGAAGGTCAATCCCAACGGCGGTGCCATCGCGCTGGGGCATCCCCTGGGATGCAGTGGCGCGCGTATTGCCACGACGCTGCTGCACGAGATGAAGCGGCGGGGAGCGAAGCGCGGTCTGGCGACCATGTGCGTGGGCGTCGGCCAAGGCGTGGCGACGGTGTTCGAGGGGACGAAATGA